The genomic segment GGATCTGGTCTGAACGCAGCATGCCATAGGGCACACAGATACGAAGCATGGGTGCAAGACGCTGAACGTAGAGACCGTTCTGCAGACGAAGTGGAAGAAACTCTTCTTCCGCCAGCTCGCCCGCCAGGGCCCGCTCGGTTTGGTCCCGAAACTGTGCGACACGTTCCGCGGCGATTTGCCGGTCGTGCTCATCATAAACGTACATAGGGTAACGTCCTGCCTGGTAACTTCTGAAATGCGGTTGGTGAATGGCGCCAAAATGATATTGGGCCTTATTCCTGAAGCGGAGGATAACACTGGGTTTTTATTCTTAAAATGATTATTTCAAAATATCATTATCGATTCAGGTGATAAGCAGCAAAATCAGCTGCGACGGGCAGGACTGGACGAATATCAATTTCCTGCTTTAATAAGAGCCGGGTACTGAAACAATAACAAGACTGAATAACCGAGGAGTAAGCTATGAAAAAGACAGCGGATTCAGATAGCCAGGCCGATGCCGTTGCAGCAGTGTTACTGGTGTTGCTGGCTGTTGCCTTTGCAGTAGTGTGGGTTGCCGGCCAGTAGCACTACTGGCCTGCCAGCACCACCTTTACCACCAGTATCAGCCCGCCCACAAACGCAGCGCCAAACAGCAGCCCGGCAATGATATAGGGCACCGGGCTGTGGCTGGCGAAATCCTCTTGTCGGCGTTTTTCAGACTGCACCCCCAAAGCGCCGGCAAGGATGCTTTGCATGATTTTAAGAACACCCGGCGAACCGGGCTTTTTCTTGCTGCTGTTATTGTTGTTAGCCATATCGTTCATTAAGTCACCTGATTTATTCGGCCGGATCGTAGGCAAGGCTGGGCATCAGCCAGCGCTCAGCTTCGGCTTTGGACAGCCCTTTGCGTTCAGCATAGTCTTCAACCTGGTCTACGCCAATTTTGCCTACGGCAAAGTACTTGGATTCCGGGTGGGCAAAGTACCAGCCAGAGACCG from the Marinobacter sp. LQ44 genome contains:
- a CDS encoding DUF2970 domain-containing protein, whose protein sequence is MNDMANNNNSSKKKPGSPGVLKIMQSILAGALGVQSEKRRQEDFASHSPVPYIIAGLLFGAAFVGGLILVVKVVLAGQ